Proteins co-encoded in one Xyrauchen texanus isolate HMW12.3.18 chromosome 19, RBS_HiC_50CHRs, whole genome shotgun sequence genomic window:
- the c1qtnf2 gene encoding complement C1q tumor necrosis factor-related protein 2 → MQVSFLWHSCIMYQLALAVCLLSLFSVLTVDSSNKKGRNFTIHSSQLSCSLPGPQGPPGIPGASGPCGKVGKMGMPGIDGEDGKDGDGGEKGEKGEQGRLGNPGKHGLQGRPGLVGKAGPRGLKGVRGAPGVSGANGIKGEMGDVGETGAPGGCDCGKEARSAFSVAVTKSYPKEHMPIRFKRILMNEGEHYNATTGKFNCAIPGVYYFTYDITLANKHLAIGLVHNGQYKIRTFDANTGNHDVASGSTVLRLEKGDQVWLQIFYSEQNGLFFDPFWTDSLFTGFLIYADQVAPNAMDVTNSGSS, encoded by the exons atgcaagTATCATTCCTCTG GCACAGCTGCATCATGTATCAGTTAGCGTTGGCTGTTTGCTTGCTGTCTCTCTTCTCTGTGCTGACTGTAGACTCCTCAAACAAGAAGGGACGCAACTTCACCATCCATTCATCTCAGCTCAGTTGCAGCTTGCCAGGCCCTCAGGGCCCTCCAGGGATTCCAGGTGCTTCAGGTCCCTGTGGCAAGGTAGGCAAGATGGGCATGCCAGGTATCGATGGTGAGGATGGCAAGGATGGTGATGGCGGAGAGAAGGGAGAGAAAG GTGAACAGGGTCGTCTTGGGAATCCTGGTAAACATGGACTACAAGGGCGCCCAGGGCTTGTTGGGAAGGCAGGGCCAAGGGGCCTGAAGGGGGTGCGAGGGGCACCTGGTGTGTCTGGAGCTAATGGGATAAAAGGGGAAATGGGAGATGTGGGGGAGACCGGTGCCCCTGGAGGCTGTGATTGTGGAAAAGAGGCACGATCGGCTTTCTCAGTAGCAGTAACCAAGAGCTATCCCAAGGAGCACATGCCCATCCGCTTTAAACGCATTTTAATGAATGAAGGTGAGCACTACAATGCCACTACTGGCAAGTTTAACTGTGCAATCCCTGGTGTTTATTACTTCACATACGACATCACATTGGCTAACAAGCATCTGGCAATCGGGCTTGTCCACAATGGCCAGTATAAGATCAGAACATTTGATGCCAACACAGGGAACCATGACGTGGCCTCGGGTTCAACAGTACTTCGACTAGAGAAAGGAGATCAGGTCTGGCTTCAGATCTTCTATTCTGAACAAAATGGACTATTCTTTGATCCATTCTGGACTGACAGTCTTTTCACAGGATTTCTCATTTATGCTGATCAGGTTGCCCCAAATGCGATGGATGTGACCAATTCTGGATCTTCCTGA
- the slu7 gene encoding pre-mRNA-splicing factor SLU7 translates to MSTEESKGTEGLVDLEEPKKMTREDWRKKKELEEQRKLGNAPAEVDEEGKDINPHIPQYISSVPWYIDPSKRPTLKHQRPQEENQKQFTAIGEWYKRGVQEKSVSTKFRKGSCENCGAMTHKKKDCMERPRKVGAKFSGTAFAPDEHQQIQLSMDYDGKRDRWNGYDPDDHMRIVEEYSKVDLAKRTLKAQKLQEELASGKLMDQANSRKHIDDDAQEHSSEDEDEDKYVDDFDMPGQNFDSKRRITVRNLRIREDIAKYLRNLDPNSAYYDPKTRAMRENPYSNAGKNPEEVGYAGDNFVRYSGDTITMAQTQLFAWEAYEKGSEVHLQADPTKLELLHQSYRVKKDEFKEKQKESILERYGGQEHLDAPPRELLLAQTEEYVEYSRHGAVLKGQEKAVACSKYEEDVLINNHMCIWGSYWRDGYWGYKCCHSMVKQSYCTGEAGKKVSNNSCIPFEEYVEEAENNEEPKTLLQMHQEKMKDKKKKKKSRKHSSKDTDSSDEEDEAKKKEKLKKALSAEEQRLKQVAELMQVDERKRPYHSLKEVREPTEEEMEAFRMKRYRADDPMAPFLGK, encoded by the exons ATGTCGACAGAGGAGAGTAAAGGAACGGAGGGGCTCGTTGACCTCGAAGAGCCGAAGAAAATGACTCGAGAGGACTGGAGGAAGAAGAAAGAGCTGGAAGAACAGAGAAAATTGGGAAACGCTCCAGCTGAGGTCGACGAGGAGGGAAA GGATATCAACCCTCATATTCCCCAGTACATCTCATCTGTCCCATGGTACATCGACCCCTCGAAGAGACCCACCCTCAAGCATCAGAGGCCTCAGGAAGAGAACCAGAAACAGTTTACAGCCATTGGAGAATGGTACAAAAGAGGTGTACAAGAA AAATCAGTCAGCACGAAATTCAGAAAAGGTTCATGTGAAAACTGTGGTGCCATGACACATAAAAAGAAGGACTGCATGGAG AGACCCAGAAAGGTTGGTGCAAAGTTTTCGGGCACAGCCTTTGCCCCAGATGAACACCAACAGATTCAGCTCTCAATGGATTATGATGGAAAGAGAGACCGCTGGAATGGGTATGACCCTGATGATCACATGCGCATTGTAGAGGAGTATTCAAAAGTTGATCTG gcAAAGCGTACCCTCAAAGCTCAGAAGCTGCAGGAGGAGTTGGCATCTGGAAAACTAATGGATCAGGCG AACTCAAGGAAGCATATTGATGATGACGCAcag GAGCACAGCAGTGAAGATGAGGACGAGGACAAATATGTTGATGACTTTGACATGCCCGGACAAAACTTTGACTCCAAGAGACGTATTACAGTTAGAAACCTGAGAATCCGAGAGGACATTGCTAAG TACCTACGAAATTTGGATCCAAATTCGGCCTACTACGACCCCAAGACTCGAGCCATGAGGGAAAACCCATATTCTAACGCTGGCAAGAATCCAGAAGA GGTGGGCTACGCTGGAGACAACTTTGTGCGCTATTCTGGAGACACCATCACCATGGCCCAGACACAGC TCTTTGCCTGGGAAGCATATGAGAAGGGATCTGAAGTTCACCTCCAGGCAGACCCAACCAAACTGGAGCTGCTGCATCAGTCCTACAGAGTCAAAAAGGATGAATTcaaagagaaacagaaagagagcATCTTGGAAAGG TATGGTGGGCAGGAACACTTGGATGCCCCTCCACGAGAACTTCTGCTGGCTCAGACAGAGGAGTATGTTGAGTATTCGCGTCATGGTGCTGTGTTGAAGGGACAGGAGAAAGCTGTGGCCTGCTCGAAGTATGAGGAGGATGTGCTCATTAATAACCACATG TGTATCTGGGGATCATACTGGAGAGATGGCTATTGGGGTTACAAATGCTGCCACTCGATGGTGAAGCAAAGTTACTGTACAGGGGAAGCTGGAAAGAAAGTATCA AATAATTCATGTATTCCATTTGAAGAGTATGTAGAGGAGGCTGAAAATAATGAAGAGCCAAAGACCCTTCTACAG ATGCACCAGGAAAAGATGAAAgacaagaaaaagaagaaaaagagcaggAAGCATAGCAGCAAAGATACTGACAGCAGTGACGAGGAGGATGAAGCAAAGAAGAAAGAGAAGCTGAAGAAG gCATTGAGTGCGGAGGAGCAGAGGCTGAAGCAGGTGGCTGAACTGATGCAGGTGGACGAAAGGAAGCGGCCATACCACAGCCTCAAGGAAGTCCGTGAACCTACAGAGGAGGAGATGGAAGCTTTCCGCATGAAACGTTACCGTGCCGACGACCCCATGGCTCCTTTCCTGGGGAAGTAA